Genomic segment of Bacteroidota bacterium:
TCAAACAAGTGCGCGAAACCGGTTTTGGTAATCACCTCATCGCGGGCACCAACTTTATACAATACGTTTACGGCACACAGTTGGGTGGTATTGTCTTCGTTCACAATAACCGTTAACCCATTGTCAAGCTGAAACTTTTGAAATGAAATCATGCTGCAAAGTAAGTATATCAGCAGCGATTTTTTTGTACAGGTTTATTTTGAGTAAATTAATTGGGGCAAGATTTAATTTTGTTTTAACGGTAATGCTGCCCGGCAACTGTATTGACAATAAGTTTTACGAAATTTGCGTTAGATAAACTGAACGCTGCGATTTTGAAATTTTCGATAAAATACGGACTCCTCCTCGTTTTTAGCTTTTTTTTACTCCAAGTAAAAGTGAAAGGTCAAAGCACCATTCCGGCAAATTTATTGTGTGTTCAAACTGAAATTAATGGTGATGTAACCGTTATATGGAGTGCATCTGCAGAGGCTTGCGGCCTTTTTGTTGAGTATCAGGTGTATGCATCCACCAATTTTGCAGGACCTTATGTGCTACTCTCATCACTTCCCGGATTTGGGTCAAATACTTACACGCATATTGGGGCAAATGGCGCCGTAACCACTTGGTATTACTACGTTGTAGCGGTTTACAACTGTCCCGGTTTTACAATGACCACGAGCGACACCCTAGACAATCTGGATCCTATAGCGCCTGAATTGGATTACGTTACAGTTACTGCGGGGCAGTCGGTGATTAACTGGATTCCCTCAGTTTCTCCGGAAACGAACTCCTACGTAATTTATCGTGAAGGCATTGGTTTTACGCCGATAGCTACTGTTTATGGGCGTTTTACCACCACTTATACCGATATATCGGGCTCTCCGACTACGCAGTCAGAAAACTATACCATTGCCGCGAGAGATTCATGCGGAAATATTGGTCCTTTTAATAATGCAGCACAGCATACCGTGTTTTTAAGTGTAAGTCAGGTGAATTGCAGTAGTGTTTTACAATTATCGTGGAACTTATATGATAACTGGACGGCCGGTGTTTTTGAATATGAAATTTGGGTTGACCGGAATTTTACCGGTTCGGTTCCGGTGGATGATGTTTCGAATATTACAAATACATATGATTTAATCGGAATTAATGATGGCGATAATGTTTGTATTACCGTACAGGCAAAAAGAGCTGATGGAACTGCGGTTTCAGTATCGAATGAAGTGTGTATGACAGTGAGTATTGTAAATCCTGCAGCATATACTGTGATTAGAAATGTAACTGTAAATAGTGCAACACAAATTGGTGTTGAATGGTATCCGGATAATGCAGCAGATTTAGAAAAAGTTTCCGTTCAAAGAAGCGATAATAATGTTACTTATGTAAATTTAACTACAGCACCAATTGGTGCTCCAATTCCGGTAATTGATAGTTATAATGATAATTCGATTGCAACCAATGCTATTAGTTTTTATTATCGCATCATTACCATCGACAGTTGTGATATTCCTGATACATCAGGTTATGCAAGAAGTATTGTATTAAAAGGAATAGATAATGCAAATTTTACAAATACGATTAACTGGAATCAATTTGAAATTACAGATGGAACTGTTTTGGAATACAGAATTTACAGAGATGACGGTGCGGGATTAAATTTAATTAATACGGTTAGTGCGTTAACATTAACATACACTGATGATGTTTCTGCTTTTGTAAATGTTGTTGATCAGTTTTGTTATCGCATTGAATGTTTATTCCGTTTAAACTCTCCGGAAAATGGTGTGGATGAACAATTATTATCTTATTCAAATATTCTTTGTCTGGAACAGGGCCCACGTATTTATGTTCCAAATGCAATAGTGCCTGATGGTGTTAATACCATTTTTAAACCCGTATTAATTTATGGAACCGAAGAGGGTTATAATATGAAAATATTTAATCGCTACGGTGAAGTAATTTTCGAAACCGACGATGTAAATGAAGGCTGGGACGGAACCTACAATAATAAAACCGTTGAAATGGGCGCCTATGCTTACCTGATTACTTTTATTGCTTCTAACGGACAGGTGATTACTAAGAAAGGAAATGTTACGGTAGTAAGGTAATACAAATGTGCTAATGTGCTAATGTGCTGATGTGCTGATGTGCTAATTAAACAGCCGAATTTGAGTTTGATTTTCATTCGGAGCTGCCGTTGCGGCTAGGAGAATGTACCGATGTACCGATGTACCAATGTACCAATGGAACAGCCGAATTTGAGTATGATTTTCATTCGGAGCTGCCGTTGTGGCTGGGAGAATGTACCAATGTACCGATGTACCAATGTACCAATGGAACAGCCGATTTTGAGTATGATTTTCATTCGGAGCTAACGTTGCGGCTGGGAGGATTTACCAATGTCCGCCGCGGCGGATACCGATGTACCAATTAAACAGCCAATGAACAGCCGAATTTGAGTTTGATTTTCATTCGAAGGTCCTGTAGTGGCTAATCAATATTAGCCCATGACGAAGTACCAATAGAACAACAAATTATTACGAAAATTTTCCTTCGAAGTCCAGTAGTGGCTAACCCAAGTGTCAGCCTATGTGCTATACCTGATAACGTACCAATTAAACAGCCGAAACCGCGGAGGGCACAGAGAAACAGCCCACAGAGGAAATGCAGAGAATTTTTTTGTTGGGATGGGGTTAATCTTTTTATTGAACATTTATTGAATTTTGCTCAGCATGATTGATAGCAATGCAACTACAACTAACAATTATAAGCACGCAAAAATCAAGCTCCAGCGGAGCGAAAGATTGGTAGAAAAAACAGAAAAATAAAATACGTAAAAACCAGCTCTGTAGGAGCGAAGGATTGGTAACAAAACCAACCTTCAATACCGCCTCCAAACCCAGCTCCAGCGGAGCGAAAGAATGGTAGCAAAAATGCCCTAAAAAGATTCCGTAAGCTCTGTAAGAGCGAAAGAATGGTATGAAAAAATGACAATATAAAAAAATTATTACCTTTCACTCACAAACAAAACCAATGACAATACCAGGCGAATATTATATTACCGGAGTCCATGAAATGGGTTGTGGTATTAAATTAAATGAAGACAACACCTTTGAATTCTTTTTTAGTTACGGAGCGCTCGACAGGCATGGTTATGGGACATGGAGTTTAGATGAAAATAATTGTGTTAAATTAAATTCAGATTATAAAAACCAAATTCCATTTGCCATTATTAAAGAAACACATGAAGAAGAGGATGGAATAAAAATTCTATTTCCCAACTACAATAAAATATTATTAAACGAAACCACCATTAAACTTTATAATAACGGTGTTGAAGAAGAACAAGTTGCAAATAGTTCGGGTGCATTTATTTTTAAAAATGAAAAAGCAGATAAATTTGTTGTAACCTGTTTGTTTTATTTTGACAACCCTGCAACACTGATTCCTGCAGATACAAAAAATAATTATTTTGAATTAACTGCTAATCAAGCTTTACCACTAGTGCATTTTGACGGAACTTTATTTACTGCAGATGGTGAAAGTCTGGAAGGCAAACTACACATTTTTGACGACACAAAAACATTACGTTTTATAAAATAATCAACCATGTTGGCAAACACATTTCAACAATTACATGCTTGTATTTCCGATATGAATGAAATTACGCAGAAGCTTTCGGAATTTAATGAAACAGTACACAGCGCCGGTTTTTATTTTAAATTGGATGTACCCGATGATGATGGTGGAATTGCTTATCCTTTGAATGAAATTCCCGGAAATGCAATAATTGTTTTAGGTAGTTTCGATTTCAGTTATTACCACCAGGCAGAAATTGTTTTTTTTGACACCATTGCACATACGCTCGACGCAGAACATATTTGGTCTGACCATTGGGATAAAGACCAACTTTGTTTATTAAGCGGAAATAATCGCAAAAATGTATTACTCACAAACAGTATTGAAGATGATTCATCTATTCATGTTTTTGCATTTAATATTGGTTCGTTTAGCGATGAGCAATATTATATCATTGCAAAAGGTATTTCCATAAAAATGGGCCTTGTTTTTCATTACAACAGAGTCGCGCATGAGCCACTAAAAGAAAATGAGCGAGTAGCATACTGGGTGCATACTGCATCAAAATAATTTCGGAAAAAATCGGCCAACACGCCTTTGGTAATCTTTGTATTTAGGATATTTATCTGCAGAAATTTTTTCGCTGAAATCGGCACTGCCCTGAAATAATAACATCAATAAAACACATCCTGCAATACTCCAGTTGAGCCATTTTCCTGTTGCGCTTACACTAAACAAATAAAATACCACCCATATTGCCTGCTCGGCAGTGTAATTTGGGTGACGGAAATATTTCCATAAACCCGATGACACAAAACCATCGGAAAAGGGTTCTGTTAGCGGTTCATTATTATTTATTCTGCGATATTTTTCTTTTTGAAAATTCCATTGTTGCTGATCGGCAATAAATTCCATCACAACAAAACCAACTGATAACACTGCGAGTAACACATCAGCAATGGTAATTCCACGACCGGAGCCTGCTGCCATAACCGCAGGTAAGGTAAACATGAGAATCAGTGCATTTTGATACAGCGAAATAAAAAATAAATTAAATAATCCCCATTTTAATCTTGTATTTAAATGTGGCTGCTGACGCAAAATTGCCCATCGATAATCTTCTTCCCCATCCCAAAATTTCCATTGGTATGCTCCCCGGCGGCTAAAATTATAGGTTAATCGGGCTCCCCAAATGCTTATTAATATTGCCATTAACACAATGCGCGGTTCCCAATTAGCTGCTGAAGCAAAATACCAGCCATATAACAACGGAACTATACTCCACAACTTATCTACCTGACTATAATTGCGTACAAGTTCGCTTACTATAAAACAATATAGTGCTACGCCAAGCATCATAAATGCAGATGTGTGTAACATTTTTTGTTGCAAAGGTGTTAATGGATCGTCAACATAAAACGCAACAAGCGGAACGATAATTAATGCAATTATTAAAAGTAGAATTGTTCGTAGCATATGTGAATATCGGTATTATAATTAAATAGTATAAAATAGAATTTAATCGTTATTTTTTCTCCCAACACAATGTTGATACCATTCCTTGATAAATAATTTGGGTAAAATAAATTCCGGATGGCAAATCTGTAATTTGGGCATTATTGTTATTAAACTCAAGATCAATGTTGGCTCCTAAATAATTATAGGTATTTAATATATGTATCGAATTTTTTGCTGTGGTTTGAATCTGAATATGATCGGTTCCCGGATTAGGGAAGATTTTAACGTCACTACTAGCAGGGTCAGAAATAGAAACCGGGTCAACTTCACCCGGAGCAGCCGGAATTTTCATTATAAAAACATCTGTCCTGTCCGGATTACCCCAATTGCTGTCGAAAATAACAAAACGTCCATCCCGGCTTATGCTTGCGCGTGGTGAAGCCCAATAATTACTACCACTGCCTATATAATCTGATTGGTGGTGGCATAATCTTCGTACTGACATTAATCCATCTGTACTTACTTGTAATATTTCATTTTCGATTAAACCGGAAAATGGATATCCGGTTGAGGCCATATAACAGCTGATTAAAATCCACTGCTCGTTGGTGGCTAACTGGCTTACATGTACATCTTGGCCCCAATCACCTTCAAAATTCCATACCGAATAAAAAGTATGTGGATTGTCGAATTTGCGATATAACAATCTGTTTTCCCAATTATCAGCACCTATTATAAAATCCAAACCAACATCTCCATGGCCTGGAGCAAAATCCGGTCCGTTATCAGTTAATTCTTCTTTTTCCCATGTTGTAAGGTTTATTATTTGTGATTGAATTACACCTTCGCCTTGTTTATCAGTTTTAACCCATAAATAAGTGCCTGCTTTATTTAATTGCACTTCGTCGATATGTGTTTCAGTTACAGAATAAACTGAATCGGTTGTGACATCGTAAACTAAATAACCTGATACGTTGTAATCTGTTAAACGTTTTCTTGAAAATGCAAATTTTGTTGCATCATCACTCATACTCATTTGATAGATGTATTCATTATTAGGAATAAATCCATCCAGGTTTTTAATTATTGAAAAAGTATTATCAGATACATTATAAGCAACAATGTTTTTATAGGTATGGCAGTAAATAATATTTTTATTTTCAGCATCCCAAATCTGATCTTCACCTAAAGGTGATTCGCCATCTATCAAAGTTGGGAATGCGCTGCGTTTATTTGAAATTGTGAGTGCTGCTGTATCCAAATCATACAATGTTTTTATTCCATTTACGCTATAAACATAAACAATTGAATTATCGGCGTTAAAACATTGCCAATAAGAATAACCATGTTCATTTTCAGTACCATCAGCCTCATCGGTTACCCTAAGGATGTCGGTTCCAAATGTTGGATCGGTAAATGAACCCCCGGCAGCAGGAAGGGCCAATGGAGCCGGTGGCGGGTAAATACCCAGGTCGGTAATAATTTGTGCAGATAATAGTTGTGTGGTTAAAATGAGAAGGAAAAGTAATGATTTTCTCATAGTATTTGTTTTTGTAAATATAGTAAATAAGTTGGTATTGACCATTGAGCACAATTTAGCCGAATGGCGAAAAAAAAATTAAATTATAAATTCAGGAATTATTTTTCAGAATTATTTGCAAATTAAAAATTTAAATTATATTTGCATTCAAATTAATACAACATGCGTAATTTTTATCAAATAACAGAACAAACACCAAAGGGTCAGCAAGATCGTTTGACGTGTCGGGGCATGTATTTTTATGAAAAATAATATTTAAAAATATTCATAAATCGAGCCCCGACCACCGCGTCGGGGTTTTTTATTGCCCCAATTTTATTATTTATTTTTATTTAATCATCACAAAAAAAGTGATATGGGAAAGTTATCTCTAAACGGGAAAGACCTTAGAAAAATCGGTTATCCTGAAAGTAAAGTTATTGGCATTGCTATACAAGTAATGCATCAATATTATAAACATAGTGCTGAAGCAGAAGCAATCGATATACTAAAAGATGTATTAGCTGCGCCTGATGCGTATTTAGAAGATGCTGCATTAGGAAAAATTGCGGCTGCTTTATTAGATGAAATCAGACCAAAAAATGATGTAATTCCACTTGAGCAAAAAAGAAAGGAATATGCTATTTACGGTTTTGAAAACATTGAAATGGGCGCTATTAACCAAATGGAAGTTGCCATGAAATTACCTGTAACTGTTGCAGGGGCTTTAATGCCGGATGCGCATCAGGGATATGGTTTGCCAATTGGTGGTGTGCTTGCAACTAACAATGCTGTAATTCCTTATGGTGTTGGTGTAGACATTGGTTGTAGAATGTGTTTGAGTGTGTTTGATATACCCGGAGATTTTATTAACGACAACGTTGAAAAATTAAAAGGATTTTTAACCAGAAATACTGTTTTTGGAGCAGGTGGTACTTTAAAAAATCCAATGGATGATGCTGTTTTGGAAAGAAAAGAATTCAGTGAAAATAAATTACTGAAATCGCTTCACGATAAAGCATTTAAACAAATTGGCACTTCGGGTTCGGGGAATCATTTTGTGGAATTTGGTGTGGTAGAGATTAAACAACCGGCTGAAAAATTAAAAATTGCTCCGGGAAATTATCTGGCATTATTATCACATTCCGGTTCTAGAGGATTGGGTGCTGCAGTTGCGAATTATTATACCAGACTGGCAAAAGAACTTTGCAAATTGCCTGATGTAGCGAGACACCTTGCTTATTTGGATTTAAATATTGAAGCGGGGCAGGAGTATTGGACTGCCATGAATTTAAGTGGCGATTATGCTTCAGCATGTCACCACCATATTCATAAAAAAATTGCAAGAAGTGTTGGCGCGCAGGTTTTAGGTATGGTTGAAAATCACCACAATTTTGCGTGGAAAGAAAACCACAATGGTATGGAAGTAATTGTACACAGAAAAGGTGCAACTCCTGCAGGAAAAGGTGTTTTGGGAATTATTCCCGGCTCCATGACTGCTCCGGGATTTATTGTTGAAGGAAACGGAATTGCACATTCACTCCAGTCTGCATCACATGGTGCCGGAAGAAAAATGTCGCGGACTGCTGCTAAAAATAATTTCAACCAAAAAATGATGGATGAAAAATTATATGAAGCAGGCGTGCATTTAATTGGTGGCGATATTGATGAATCACCGATGTCATATAAAGACATCAATGAAGTAATGCAATATCAAAACGAATTGGTAAACATTATTGGCATGTTTAAACCAAAAGTGGTTAGAATGGCATAATAAAATATGTTTTGTTCAACGCCCTGAAGTAGACTACAGTAAATAAAAGTCACTTCAGGGATATTTTAAGAACAAAAAAATTACTTGTAATTACCAGATGCGGGAGTCTGCAATGGGGCAGACTCCAATAATTGGTGGTTCGGGTTATTGATTTGAGTGCCACATGGTTATGCTGTTTAATAGGCTACCAATTAATTTATTGATTAATTAAATTTTTAACATGAACATTTTATTTAATATAGAAGAAAAAATGATACGCGTTAATAAATATTTATATGAAAACAAATGCATAAAAGCTAAACGATTATTGGAAGATATTCTTGAAGAAGAACCTGATTGTGGTGCGGCTCATTTTGAAATGGGGATGTTATATTACCATGAATTAGCGGAATACGACACGGCCCTTTATCATTTCGATTTATGTAAACGTTTTAAACCGGGATTTATTCCCGTATATCATGTAACCGTACAATTGCTATATCAGTTAGACAAACACGAAACATTAATAAAATATGCAGAATCGTGTTTGCAAATAGAAGGCGTAAATAAATTCTTTGTCTATAAACACCTCGCCATGAGCTGTGAAACGACATTGTTATTTAAACCTGCGATTAAATACTATAAGCAGGCAAAATTGTATGCCATACATGAACATGATATCATTTTCATAAAAAACAGTTTAACGCGTGTTAAAGAAAAATTTGTAAACAAAAACAGAAAATAATTAAAAGGCAATACGGGATTGCCTTTTAATTTAACCAGATGTATTCGTTGTTTACCTTTTCACAAATTTTCAATTTTTGGTCGTCTGCAACCAATTTTGCTAATTGTAACAATTCCTGATAATCGGCAATACGTTGTAATAAAACATCGCGATCGCCTTTGGTAATTAAATCGAGGTCGTAATATATAATAACATTTTTTGTAGACATTGTTTTTAAAACCGGCGCTCCATAATATTTTGGTGATTTAGAAATTAACAAATAATCGGGAGCTGCTATTGTTTTCCATTTTCCCCATCTCATTTTAAATATGGAATAATAATCACGAAATTGATTGTTATTTAAATTTACTTCAATTCCATGTTTTACCAACAATAACAAAATACCCAAAGCAAGAATACCCAATGCAAAAAACTTTAAACCATTAAACACAATTGCAATAATACCTATAACAACTAATGTAAAACCCGGTTGTGCGGGAATAACACCGCCTTTATCGGTATTAAATCTGGTGATTTCGATGTTATCGAGTGTTTGCATGATATCGGGTTTAGTTTGATATGACGATACATTTATGTGAATATGCTAAATTAGATAAAAAAACTTATTCGGGTAAAAGCATTTTCAATTAATGAATTCTTTTTTTTGGTTTTTATTTAAATTGGTCATTTATCGAAAACGAATGAATTAAAATGTAAGGGCGGATGCAATTCGCCCCTACATTTTAATTCATTCGTCAATAAAATTATGCGGTTTGAATTTCATTTTTTATGGAGGAGTAAGAAAATTTTACATGTGTAGGGGCGAATTGCATCCGCCCTTACACATAAGAAATTTTCGGCTAGTTCAGACCTGCCAACGATTCGGGTTAGTTAAAATATAATATTTTATTTTGTCAAGCTCTGCATTGGACCTTATTATATGTTCATAATAACCACGTTGCCACTCAAAATCCAAATTGTATGTTATTGCAGACTTTGTTACCGCTGCTTTAAATCCCCTAATAATGGAATGTAAATTATGTTTATTAGGAAGATTTTTTCCTTTGGAATCAATATAATTTAATGAATGTGATAATGGGTTTTCAAGAACTTTATTGTTGGGATATAAATGCTGATTGAATACATTAATGCCAATTTTAATAATTCCATGAAGATGATCAGGCATTAATTGAAATGCACCAAGCTGAATATTCATATCAGGTCTAATTAAAGGAATTTGCCTCCATTGACTTGATATTATCTCACCAATTGCGCTCGCTTTAAATGAATTTTTATTTGAATTGGAAATTACCTCACCTAAAAATGGAATTCTTTTTTTGGTGCAAATAGTAATAAAGTATGTGGCAGCCGCTGCATAATTCCAATTTTTTAAATGCCCGGATTTTCTACTGCTAAATTCCTGATAGACTAAAGCCATAATAATTTTTTTAAATTATTTTCTGGCCAAAAACAAAAATAACTATTCTCTTTAGCTTTAAAAATATTTTAAGTAAAAGTTATACTTTTTTTAAACCGGAATATTGTAACACCTGTAAAATGATGTTTTTGGGGATAAAGAAATAACAAATTTATCGACCACGAATAGTTAAAAATGTAAGGGCGGATGCAATTCGCCCCTACATTTTTAACTATTCGTTTAGCGCATTCAGTGTTTTGATTTTCATTTTGACTGAAATGTTAGAAAATTTCATATTTGCAGAGCGAATTGAATCATTATTAACTATTCATTTAGCGCAATTATTCTGTTGATTTTAGTTGAGCTGAAAAGTTAGAAAATGTAACTTGTGTAGGGGCGAATTGAATCCGCCCCTACACAAGTTACATTTTCGTTTGTTGTGTGCTTATTGTATTGGTTAATTAATCGAATACGAATTCACTTCTTAACTCGCGTTAAACACACTGCTCAGGTGTATTTCGGGGGAGGAGACAAGAGTCACAAAGTGCCACTGAATTTGTTATTACAAATATATTATAGTAATTTCGGTATCACAAAAAACCCTAAATATGAAAATACAATTTCCCAGGTTAATTATATTGTTGGTTTGTTGTATCTCGCTTCGAATTTATGGACAAACCAACGAATTTGCGCCCGTTGGTGCAACATGGTGGTATAATTACGAATATTTCTCGGGAAGTGGGTATTTGCAACTGCAGTCTGTTGGCGACACGGTAATAAGTGGCGTAAATTGCAGAAAAATTGCCAAAACACTGGTGCAAAAAGATTTATCCAATCCGGATGCAGTTATTGATACGTTTTACCTGGACAACGAATATGTATATTCTGATTTAGGTGTAGTATATAATTTTCGTTTAGGTTCATTTTATACATTATATGATTTTAATGCTGAAGTTGGCGATATATGGGAGGTTGGTGGTGTTTCAAATTTTGGCGATTGTGACTCAACCGGCTTTATTCAAGTAGATAATGTTAACACGGTTTTAATTGGCGGGGTTGAATTAACACAATTGTTTACCGGCAGTGTTGATGATGACTATTGGAATTTCGGCACATTACCTGTTATTGAACGAATTGGTGCTCTCAGTTATTTATTTGCACATCCAAATAGTTGTCTGATAGATTTTTATGAAGGTGGAAATTTAAGGTGTTATTATGACAATGAAATTGGTTATGTTCAAATAGATTCAACAACCACATGTGATTTTGTTTTATCATCAAATGAAATTACAGCATTTACATCAATAGAAATTTCACCAAATCCATTTTCAACTGAATTAAAAATTAAGTTGCCGGATAATTTTTCATATAGTATAATTACGATATATAGTTTAAATGGATCTGTAATATATCAAACTACGTCAGGTAATTCAACAGTTGTAATTCCGGCCAATAGTATAATTCCCGGTGTTTACTTTTTACATGTTTTGGATAATCACATTCAATATCATTACAAAATAATAAAATTGTAATTTATTGGAATAACTGCGATTCTGATTCTAAATCCGCGTTAGGAATCCCACCTCACTGCGTTATGGCGGACAAGCCTCCTTCGTTGCACTACGGCCGACGAGCCAAGAGTCGAGTTTATTTTTCAAATTTTCATTTATAGGAAATGATGCATTTTTCTTTCCGAAAGTGCTTACGGTTTGAAGCTACCCGAAGGTGGCGATTACGAAGCACTTCACTGTCAGCCAAGCACAAACTTTGATAGATGCACAAAGCTTGATTTAACCACTGAACCGCCACTTTTGGGTAGGTGCTGTTAGGTGCTGCCCTTCTTTTCTGTCGTGTTGTTGTCTGCCTATTTTACTCCTGTCTTGGTGCGTTGGCTTGGTGGCTCTTTTGCAAAACTTGGCTTTAGTGGGGGGGTGTGCGGTTTTGCAAATGTGCCACCAAATGCGTTGGCTAAAATTAATGAACTATTGTTTGATTTTTACAACTCATATTGTACAAGATAGTTTAAAATATCAAATGCGTAAACAATTCTTTCTGCTCGTTCAGATGCTGATAATTTATTTTTTTAGTTTTCATTTTTTGTTCCATACTATCTAAATCTGAGCTGTGTTTTAATTCTACTCCAACAACCGCTGGGCCTTCTTCTCTATTATTTTTTTTGGTAAACTGGAAATAGGTAATATCATCATTTTCTCCTAAAACATCATTTACAAATTCTTTTAATGCTCCTGGTCGTTGTGGAAAGTTAATGATGAAATAATGCTTCAATCCTTCAAACATCAAGGATCGCTCTTTTATTTCTTCCATTCTTGTGATGTCATTGTTGCTTCCGCTAACAATGCACACCACATTTTTACCTTTGATTTGGTCTTTATACGAATCCAACGCTGCAATACTCAATGCACCGGCTGGTTCTACAACAATGGCTTCTTCGTTGTACAATTGCAAAATTGTGGTGCAAACTTTCCCTTCGGGGGCTAAAACGATATCATCTAAAGAGTTTTTACAGATTTCAAATGTTTTGTCGCCCACTCGTTTTACTGCTGCTCCATCTACAAATTTATCAATGTCCGTCAATGCAGTATTTTTACCGTTTTCCAACGATATTTTCATAGAGGCTGCTCCTTGTGGTTCTACGCCGATAAGTTTAGTTTCGGGACTCAATTGTTTAAAAACCGAAACGACTCCTGCAGCCAAACCGCCACCACCAATTGGAAAGAATAAAAAATCAATCTTACATTTGCTGTCTTCCACAATTT
This window contains:
- a CDS encoding RtcB family protein translates to MGKLSLNGKDLRKIGYPESKVIGIAIQVMHQYYKHSAEAEAIDILKDVLAAPDAYLEDAALGKIAAALLDEIRPKNDVIPLEQKRKEYAIYGFENIEMGAINQMEVAMKLPVTVAGALMPDAHQGYGLPIGGVLATNNAVIPYGVGVDIGCRMCLSVFDIPGDFINDNVEKLKGFLTRNTVFGAGGTLKNPMDDAVLERKEFSENKLLKSLHDKAFKQIGTSGSGNHFVEFGVVEIKQPAEKLKIAPGNYLALLSHSGSRGLGAAVANYYTRLAKELCKLPDVARHLAYLDLNIEAGQEYWTAMNLSGDYASACHHHIHKKIARSVGAQVLGMVENHHNFAWKENHNGMEVIVHRKGATPAGKGVLGIIPGSMTAPGFIVEGNGIAHSLQSASHGAGRKMSRTAAKNNFNQKMMDEKLYEAGVHLIGGDIDESPMSYKDINEVMQYQNELVNIIGMFKPKVVRMA
- a CDS encoding gliding motility-associated C-terminal domain-containing protein, with translation MKFSIKYGLLLVFSFFLLQVKVKGQSTIPANLLCVQTEINGDVTVIWSASAEACGLFVEYQVYASTNFAGPYVLLSSLPGFGSNTYTHIGANGAVTTWYYYVVAVYNCPGFTMTTSDTLDNLDPIAPELDYVTVTAGQSVINWIPSVSPETNSYVIYREGIGFTPIATVYGRFTTTYTDISGSPTTQSENYTIAARDSCGNIGPFNNAAQHTVFLSVSQVNCSSVLQLSWNLYDNWTAGVFEYEIWVDRNFTGSVPVDDVSNITNTYDLIGINDGDNVCITVQAKRADGTAVSVSNEVCMTVSIVNPAAYTVIRNVTVNSATQIGVEWYPDNAADLEKVSVQRSDNNVTYVNLTTAPIGAPIPVIDSYNDNSIATNAISFYYRIITIDSCDIPDTSGYARSIVLKGIDNANFTNTINWNQFEITDGTVLEYRIYRDDGAGLNLINTVSALTLTYTDDVSAFVNVVDQFCYRIECLFRLNSPENGVDEQLLSYSNILCLEQGPRIYVPNAIVPDGVNTIFKPVLIYGTEEGYNMKIFNRYGEVIFETDDVNEGWDGTYNNKTVEMGAYAYLITFIASNGQVITKKGNVTVVR
- a CDS encoding T9SS type A sorting domain-containing protein yields the protein MKIQFPRLIILLVCCISLRIYGQTNEFAPVGATWWYNYEYFSGSGYLQLQSVGDTVISGVNCRKIAKTLVQKDLSNPDAVIDTFYLDNEYVYSDLGVVYNFRLGSFYTLYDFNAEVGDIWEVGGVSNFGDCDSTGFIQVDNVNTVLIGGVELTQLFTGSVDDDYWNFGTLPVIERIGALSYLFAHPNSCLIDFYEGGNLRCYYDNEIGYVQIDSTTTCDFVLSSNEITAFTSIEISPNPFSTELKIKLPDNFSYSIITIYSLNGSVIYQTTSGNSTVVIPANSIIPGVYFLHVLDNHIQYHYKIIKL
- a CDS encoding T9SS type A sorting domain-containing protein translates to MRKSLLFLLILTTQLLSAQIITDLGIYPPPAPLALPAAGGSFTDPTFGTDILRVTDEADGTENEHGYSYWQCFNADNSIVYVYSVNGIKTLYDLDTAALTISNKRSAFPTLIDGESPLGEDQIWDAENKNIIYCHTYKNIVAYNVSDNTFSIIKNLDGFIPNNEYIYQMSMSDDATKFAFSRKRLTDYNVSGYLVYDVTTDSVYSVTETHIDEVQLNKAGTYLWVKTDKQGEGVIQSQIINLTTWEKEELTDNGPDFAPGHGDVGLDFIIGADNWENRLLYRKFDNPHTFYSVWNFEGDWGQDVHVSQLATNEQWILISCYMASTGYPFSGLIENEILQVSTDGLMSVRRLCHHQSDYIGSGSNYWASPRASISRDGRFVIFDSNWGNPDRTDVFIMKIPAAPGEVDPVSISDPASSDVKIFPNPGTDHIQIQTTAKNSIHILNTYNYLGANIDLEFNNNNAQITDLPSGIYFTQIIYQGMVSTLCWEKK
- a CDS encoding DUF1295 domain-containing protein; the protein is MLRTILLLIIALIIVPLVAFYVDDPLTPLQQKMLHTSAFMMLGVALYCFIVSELVRNYSQVDKLWSIVPLLYGWYFASAANWEPRIVLMAILISIWGARLTYNFSRRGAYQWKFWDGEEDYRWAILRQQPHLNTRLKWGLFNLFFISLYQNALILMFTLPAVMAAGSGRGITIADVLLAVLSVGFVVMEFIADQQQWNFQKEKYRRINNNEPLTEPFSDGFVSSGLWKYFRHPNYTAEQAIWVVFYLFSVSATGKWLNWSIAGCVLLMLLFQGSADFSEKISADKYPKYKDYQRRVGRFFPKLF